Proteins co-encoded in one Myotis daubentonii chromosome 8, mMyoDau2.1, whole genome shotgun sequence genomic window:
- the TMEM74B gene encoding transmembrane protein 74B: MASPPALELKTLSSGPQTPRRPAPLGLLAPSRQGVENACFSSEEHETHFQNPGDLRLGSSPSPPGGVPSRPRSQRDDLSLHSEEGPGLEPVSRPVDYGFASALVFLVSGILLVVTAYAIPREAHVNPDLVTAREMERLEMYYARLGSHLDKCIIAGLGLLTVGGMLLSVLLMVSLCKGELYRRPTFVPYRGSRKTYGSINLRMRQLSGDGGQGLVENEVVQVSETSRTLQGS, encoded by the coding sequence ATGGCATCTCCCCCTGCTCTGGAACTGAAGACACTGAGCAGTGGTCCCCAGACCCCAAGGAGACCAGCTCCTCTAGGCCTGCTGGCCCCATCCAGGCAGGGTGTGGAGAACGCCTGCTTCTCCTCGGAGGAGCATGAGACCCATTTCCAGAACCCTGGGGACCTCAGACTCGGcagctcccccagccctcccgggGGTGTACCCTCAAGGCCCCGATCCCAGCGGGATGACCTGTCCCTGCATTCAGAAGAagggccaggcctggagcccGTGAGCCGCCCGGTGGACTATGGCTTTGCTTCTGCTCTggttttcctggtgagtgggatcCTCCTGGTGGTGACAGCGTATGCCATTCCCCGTGAGGCCCATGTCAACCCGGACTTGGTGACAGCGCGGGAGATGGAACGACTAGAGATGTACTACGCCCGCCTGGGCTCCCACCTGGACAAGTGCATTATcgcggggctggggctgctcaCAGTGGGCGGCATGCTCTTGTCCGTGCTGCTGATGGTCTCCCTGTGCAAGGGCGAGCTCTACCGCCGGCCAACCTTCGTCCCCTACAGGGGCTCCAGGAAGACCTATGGCTCCATTAACCTGCGCATGAGACAGCTCAGTGGGGAtgggggccagggcctggtggaAAACGAAGTTGTCCAGGTCTCAGAGACCAGCCGCACCCTCCAGGGGTCTTAA